One Ensifer adhaerens genomic region harbors:
- a CDS encoding ABC transporter permease — protein MALVASVPIRPAVAKPGQILAVSVIALFLAIFLVIPAGTVIYTAFTEKGTGALTIVNFIDFFNTDLFRRSFFNSVYVSGMSVVWASAIALPLAVLTTRFDFRGSLIIQTLGFVPLIMPPFVGAVAMQLLFGRNGTVNLLLNDWFGIRIPFMEGLNGVIFVQSLHYFPFILINLSTSLRNIDRSMEEAAQNLGSSGFRLFRRIVFPLAMPGYLAGASLVFVKVFDDLATPLLLNVKDMLAPQAYLRVTSVGLTDPMGYVISVILIAVSIFAMWLSAVAMRGKDYSTVQRGGGGLSRRKLSRGESVIAYGVVALILLLVLSPHIGLLLLSFATVWSFSPLPDAYTVAHYGRVFGESSLYIKNTLIYASLAGLIDVVIGGAIAYLVLRTKVVGRRWLDWAATAALAIPGVVLGIGYLRTFYGITLPDGTPLATLWVMVVLALAIRRLPYALRACYAALQQVSESLEEAAENLGATKQRTIRRIVLPLMTGGLLAGFVTSFSTAAVELSATLMLIQSNSDAPIAYGLYVFMQSPAGRGPGAALGVIAVIMVALCTLLSHYVIERRQKALGTAK, from the coding sequence ATGGCGCTCGTCGCTTCCGTTCCCATCAGGCCCGCCGTGGCCAAACCAGGCCAGATCCTGGCGGTCTCGGTGATCGCCCTGTTCCTGGCGATTTTCCTGGTCATCCCCGCCGGCACGGTCATCTACACCGCCTTCACCGAGAAGGGCACCGGTGCGCTGACCATCGTCAACTTCATCGACTTCTTCAACACCGACCTCTTCCGCCGGTCCTTCTTCAATTCGGTCTATGTGTCCGGCATGTCGGTCGTCTGGGCGAGCGCCATTGCGCTGCCGCTCGCGGTGCTCACGACCCGCTTCGACTTCCGCGGCTCGCTCATCATCCAGACGCTCGGCTTCGTGCCCCTGATCATGCCGCCCTTCGTCGGCGCGGTGGCGATGCAGCTTCTCTTCGGCCGCAACGGCACGGTGAACCTGCTCTTGAACGACTGGTTCGGCATCCGCATCCCCTTCATGGAGGGGCTGAACGGCGTTATCTTCGTGCAGTCGCTGCACTATTTCCCCTTCATCCTGATCAACCTGTCGACCAGCCTGCGCAATATCGACCGGTCGATGGAGGAAGCTGCCCAGAACCTCGGCTCCTCCGGCTTTCGCCTCTTCCGCCGCATCGTCTTTCCGCTTGCCATGCCCGGCTATCTCGCCGGCGCGTCGCTCGTCTTCGTCAAGGTCTTCGACGATCTGGCGACACCGCTGCTCCTCAACGTCAAGGACATGCTGGCGCCGCAGGCCTATCTCCGCGTCACCTCCGTCGGCCTCACCGACCCGATGGGCTACGTCATCTCGGTCATCCTCATCGCGGTCTCGATCTTCGCCATGTGGCTTTCGGCGGTCGCCATGCGCGGCAAGGACTATTCGACCGTGCAGCGAGGCGGCGGCGGCCTTTCCAGGCGCAAGCTCAGCCGCGGCGAAAGCGTCATCGCCTATGGCGTCGTCGCTCTGATCCTTCTCCTGGTGCTCTCGCCACACATCGGCCTGCTGCTGCTGTCTTTCGCAACCGTCTGGTCGTTCAGCCCGCTGCCGGACGCCTATACCGTCGCGCACTACGGCCGGGTTTTCGGCGAGAGTTCGCTCTACATCAAGAACACGCTGATCTACGCCAGCCTTGCGGGCCTGATCGACGTCGTCATCGGCGGCGCCATCGCATATCTGGTGCTGCGCACCAAGGTCGTCGGCCGCCGCTGGCTCGATTGGGCGGCCACCGCAGCGCTCGCCATCCCCGGCGTCGTGCTCGGCATCGGCTATCTCCGGACCTTCTACGGCATCACGCTGCCCGACGGTACACCGCTTGCAACGCTCTGGGTCATGGTGGTTTTGGCGCTTGCCATCCGCCGCCTGCCTTATGCGCTGAGGGCCTGCTACGCCGCCCTGCAACAGGTGTCGGAATCGCTCGAAGAAGCGGCTGAAAACCTCGGCGCCACCAAGCAGCGGACCATCCGCCGCATCGTCTTGCCGCTGATGACCGGCGGCCTGCTTGCCGGCTTCGTCACCAGCTTCTCGACGGCCGCCGTCGAGCTCTCGGCAACGCTGATGCTGATCCAGAGCAACTCGGACGCGCCGATCGCCTACGGGCTCTACGTCTTCATGCAATCGCCGGCCGGTCGCGGTCCGGGTGCGGCCCTCGGCGTCATCGCCGTGATCATGGTCGCGCTCTGCACGCTCCTGTCCCACTACGTCATCGAGCGCCGCCAGAAGGCGCTCGGGACGGCAAAATAA
- a CDS encoding ABC transporter substrate-binding protein: MLKTIAAAMLMSAAFTVTAHAQDGGKVTIVTSFSKDVTDPFKAGFEAANPGFTLDVQNKSTSSGVKYIDETKVNNQVDLFWASAPDAFDSLKSKELLAKFTPSVTGLPEKVGSYPVNDPDGFYFGFAASGYGIMSNDRYLEANNLPKPAEWGDLAKPEYFDHVAIAAPSRSGTTHLTIETILQGEGWDKGWGTLKGIGGNLQQVTERSFGVPDAVNSGQTGIGIVIDFFAFSAQASGFPVSFAYPSVTTVVPANIGIVANAPNQAGAEAFVNYILSEKGQEVLLEPAIRRLPINPALYAKAPEGFPNPFKDPRFQSMITFDSDVSKKRTDVVDTLFDQLISFQLENLKGATQAIHAAEKALAANEQPAARALLDEAKALAAAMPITAEEAASKETRDAFTGGEEKTARQAELEQKWAAFATEKYAAAKAKAEEALNLVD; the protein is encoded by the coding sequence GGCCCACGCCCAGGACGGCGGCAAGGTGACGATCGTCACTTCGTTCTCCAAGGACGTGACCGATCCGTTCAAGGCGGGCTTCGAAGCCGCCAATCCCGGCTTTACCCTTGACGTCCAGAACAAGAGCACCAGCTCGGGCGTGAAATACATCGACGAGACCAAGGTCAACAACCAGGTCGACCTGTTCTGGGCGTCGGCGCCTGACGCCTTTGACAGCCTGAAGAGCAAGGAGCTGCTGGCCAAGTTCACCCCGTCGGTGACGGGCCTGCCCGAAAAGGTCGGCTCCTATCCGGTCAACGATCCGGACGGCTTCTATTTCGGCTTTGCCGCGTCGGGCTACGGCATCATGTCGAACGACCGCTACCTGGAAGCCAACAACCTGCCGAAGCCCGCCGAATGGGGCGACCTCGCCAAGCCGGAATACTTTGACCACGTCGCCATCGCCGCCCCGTCGCGCTCCGGCACCACGCACCTGACGATCGAGACGATCCTGCAGGGCGAAGGCTGGGACAAGGGCTGGGGCACGCTCAAGGGCATCGGCGGCAACCTGCAGCAGGTAACCGAGCGCTCCTTCGGCGTTCCGGACGCCGTCAACTCCGGCCAGACCGGCATCGGCATCGTCATCGACTTCTTCGCCTTCTCGGCCCAGGCGAGCGGCTTCCCGGTGAGCTTCGCCTATCCGTCGGTCACGACGGTCGTGCCGGCCAATATCGGCATCGTCGCCAATGCGCCGAACCAAGCGGGCGCTGAAGCCTTCGTCAACTACATCCTGTCGGAGAAGGGCCAGGAAGTTCTGCTCGAGCCGGCGATCCGTCGCCTGCCGATCAACCCGGCGCTCTACGCCAAGGCGCCCGAAGGCTTCCCGAACCCCTTCAAGGATCCGCGCTTCCAGTCGATGATCACCTTTGACAGCGACGTCTCGAAGAAGCGCACGGATGTCGTCGACACGCTGTTCGACCAGCTCATCTCCTTCCAGCTCGAAAACCTGAAGGGCGCCACCCAGGCGATCCATGCGGCCGAAAAGGCGCTCGCTGCCAACGAACAGCCGGCGGCCCGCGCGCTTCTTGACGAAGCCAAGGCCCTGGCTGCCGCCATGCCGATCACGGCGGAGGAGGCAGCCAGCAAAGAAACGCGCGACGCCTTTACCGGCGGCGAAGAGAAGACCGCACGCCAGGCGGAACTGGAGCAGAAGTGGGCCGCGTTCGCGACGGAGAAATATGCCGCCGCCAAGGCCAAGGCTGAAGAAGCACTGAACCTCGTCGACTAA